The window TCAATATGAAAATCATTTTTTGCTTCAATTGATCTTGAACCAGCAAACATACTCGTAATTCTAAAATTTAAATCAGGTTTTATTTTTTTCCCTGTTGCAATTAATTTCTGAATAGTTTCTGCTTTTAAATCAATTGTATTGTGATTATGATAATCATTATGATTTTCTGCTGTTGGACCAATAATTATTTTATTATCAAAATTTGGAGCAACCAATATTCCCTTACCTAAACTAGTTGGTGGCAAAAAATATATCATATCAATATTTTCTTCATTTTCACAAACTAAATACTGACCTTTTCTTAATGACAAACTAAAGTTTTTTGTTTCTTCAATATTAAACTGAGCACCATGACCAGCACAATTAATAATTAAATCAAAATCAGATGGGATAATATCCTTATGACCATCAAAAAATAATTTAGTTGTTAATGACACAAAATCACAATTTTTAATAATTTTAATGCGATCATTATTTTCTCATTGTTTAAGTAATAGTGTTACATATTTCTTAACATTTAAAATATAAGAATCAACGCCTAATAAATATTTACTAACATTTTTATTACTAGATAAATTTGCATTTAATGTTAACAAATTACTATTAATACCATTAACAATTCCTTGCTTTAAAAGTTGATCTAATACTTGAGCATCATCTTCATTAAAACTCAATACTTGTGTAGGAACATATTTTATAATTTCATTATTAGCTTTTTTATTCTCAAGATATCTTTTTTTTCAAATATTATGACCTTGAATTCCCAAAACTGCCTTTAAAGTTCCTGGCGTTGCATCAAAACCCATATGAATAATATTTGAATTTAATATTGATGTTTCTGAACAAACATCTTGATTTTTTTCAATAATTGTTATTTTATTATTAGATTGTGCTAATAATTCCTTTGCAAGTTCAAGACCAATAATTCCCGAACCAATAATTAATATTTTTTTCACCTTAACATTCCTTCTTTCATCATTATAAATTAATTTAATATATCTTAAAAACAATTTTATTTTAATACACTTTAACATGAAAAATTCTTCT is drawn from Spiroplasma endosymbiont of Asaphidion curtum and contains these coding sequences:
- a CDS encoding NAD(P)/FAD-dependent oxidoreductase, coding for MKKILIIGSGIIGLELAKELLAQSNNKITIIEKNQDVCSETSILNSNIIHMGFDATPGTLKAVLGIQGHNIWKKRYLENKKANNEIIKYVPTQVLSFNEDDAQVLDQLLKQGIVNGINSNLLTLNANLSSNKNVSKYLLGVDSYILNVKKYVTLLLKQWENNDRIKIIKNCDFVSLTTKLFFDGHKDIIPSDFDLIINCAGHGAQFNIEETKNFSLSLRKGQYLVCENEENIDMIYFLPPTSLGKGILVAPNFDNKIIIGPTAENHNDYHNHNTIDLKAETIQKLIATGKKIKPDLNFRITSMFAGSRSIEAKNDFHIEWGSDKWINVVGISSPGLSASPAIAKYVVNMIQEKELKNKN